The Antarcticibacterium flavum genome contains the following window.
CCCGGGTCTATTTGTACTACCAGAGTTGTAGCAGGAGTAGGTTTCCCGCAATTCTCAGCCGTACTTGAAGTAGCTGCTGCTATTAAAGGTAGTGGGGTTCCTGTAATTGCCGATGGTGGTATTCGCTACACAGGTGATATTCCTAAGGCTATAGCTGCCGGGGCAGATTGTGTTATGCTTGGCTCTTTGCTGGCAGGAACAAAGGAATCTCCTGGAGAAACTATTATATACGAGGGAAGAAAATTTAAATCCTACCGTGGAATGGGATCTGTTGAAGCTATGAACAAAGGCTCGAAGGACAGGTATTTCCAGGATGTGGAGGATGATATCAAGAAACTGGTTCCAGAAGGTATTGTAGGAAGGGTGCCTTATAAAGGTGACCTGGAGGAAAGTATCCATCAATTCGTTGGTGGCCTGCGTGCAGGAATGGGTTACTGTGGGGCAAAGGATATTGCCACTTTAAAAGAAACAGGTAAATTCATAAAGATTACCTCAAGCGGGATTCACGAAAGTCATCCCCACGATGTTACTATCACAAAAGAATCTCCTAATTATAGCAGGTAATACAAAAGAAGTTATAATAAAAAAGGCTGCCGGAAGGCAGCCTTTTTTCATAAGGAAGAATTAATCCTTATTCTGCCGTAATTCCCAATTTTTCCAATACCGCATCTGTAATATCATGTGCAGGGTCTGCATATGCTAGTGCATTGGCGCTGGCATTGATGATCTGCGTATATTTCTGTTCCCTGATCACCTCTTTCATTGCACCGTCTATTTTTTCATATAAGGGTTTGGTAAGTTCATTCCTTCTCATTTGTAAGAGAACAGAAGCTTTTTGCCTGAAGTTCTTTATATCATTTTCAAGACTTATGATTTCATTCTCCTTTTTATTGCGGTCCTCTTCTGTCATAGATTCTGTAGTGGCCTGGTAATCGGCTACCAGGTCCTCGTACTTCTTTATGGTACTCTGTAATTCTCCCTGCAAATCTGTATTATAAACTTTAAGTCCTTCCTCTACGGTAGATATTTCAGGCAATTGTCCCAGTATGAACTCTGCATCAATGGTTCCTACCTTGGTTTGTGCCTGTGCAAAAAAGCCGGTTAAAAGTACGGCTAGTAATAACAAATATTTTTTCATGATAAAATTTGATTTTGAGCAAATATATAAGAGCCATTTAAATAAATCCTTAAAAAATTAAAATTATTCTGCTGTATACACACTAGCCCTGTGGGGTTTAAGAACATCGCGATAAACTGGGATTCTGGACTCGGGGATTACCCAATAGGCTAGCGAATGCATTTCGTGAAGTTCTTCCATCCCTGTTATTGTATATTCCTTAATGTCATTGTTCTTAATAAATTCCCGCAGGTGAATTTCGTGATGTGCTGCGGTCTTCTGTGAAGTGGGCCCTCTAAAGTCCCATATAAGCTTAATTTGTCTTTCCATATTCATTTACTCTGTTGCCATTTTCAGCAAAATTTTTAAAATCTTTCATATAAGTTAAACTCTGTTTTTTAAAAGCTCCCGGCATGAAGAACCCCATTAATTTCATGAAACCCGAGAATTTAAATTCATAATCGGCAATCCACAAGGTTCTTGTTTTCTCTTCCTCCTGAAAATAATTTTTCTGAATATTGAAAACCCCCGTAGCTTCATAACTCACATGCAGTTTTCCCGGGACTGCTCTTTTAATAATGGTTTCGATCATGCTTATTTCCCTTTTTCCCATTTTATATTTAAGCTTTGCCCTCGAGCCTTCCTGGCCTGGTTTCCCACTTAAATGCCTGTAAGAAATAAATCCCTTTTGCCAATGTTTAAAATTGGTAGGGTCTTCCACCTTTTTAAAGACCTCCTCTCTTGGGAGGTCGATAATTATTTGTTTGGAAAACTTCATCTTGGTGCCATTTTTGTTTACCACTAAAGTAATTCAAGATTTTATAATTTTATTATAATTTATTGAATTTGAAATCGTTTGACGTATAGTCTTGTTTACGCCGGTAGAATTCTTATTTTTGCGGCAATTCCGTCTTATTTCAGGAAAGGCGTGGAGAACAGGCTTAAATCTTGTGGTAATTAATGAAGAAATTAACAGTTGGAATTTTAGTTGCCCTTGTCTTTGGTTTTGGTACCACTTCATGTAGCTATTTCGAGAAGAGTGAAGAAAGGGAAGTGCTGGCCAGGGTTAATGATTCTTACCTGTACAAGGATGACATTCAGGCTTTGGTGGATGAGAGTATTTCCAAAGAAGACAGTATACTTATAGTGACCAATTTCATTACCCGCTGGGCCACCCAGCAGTTATTGATCGACAGGGCAAAATATAATTTAAGCCAGAGACAGCAGGACGAATTTGAAGAACTGGTAAGGAATTATAAGAATGAATTATATACCAAGGCCTATGCAGATGCTCTTGTAGCCAAGCAGCTTGATACTTCTTTAAGCCAGGGAGAGATCGAGACCTATTATGAGGATCACCAGGAAAGCTTTAGGTTGAACGAGGATTTGGTAAAGTTGAGGTATATAAGTGTTGATAAAAATACACTCGATTTTCAGGATATAAAGCGCATGTTTGTACGCTATAATGAAAAGGACAAAGAAGAACTTGATAAGATCTCACTTCAATTCAAAGGGTATTCCTTTAATGATTCGGTTTGGGTAAGTTCCAAATCTGTCTACAATAAAATAGGCCCGTTGAATGATTCAAACAAAGCTCAATTATTAAAAAAGGCTAACTTTCTTCAGCTTGAAGATTCATTAGAAGTATATTTGGTATATGTAAACGATGTTTTGCTAAGGAATGACCAGGCACCCCTGGAATATGCAACATCAACAATAAAACAGATCCTGCTGAATAAAAGAAAGGCAGGTTTGGTTAAGGAACTTGAAAAAGATATAACACGAGATGCAATTGAAAAGAACAAATTTGAAATTTATAATTAACGGTTTCGCCGCATTTTTATTTGTAGCGATAGGAAACCGGGCAATAGCGCAGGAGGTCATTGTTACAGACAGTACTGCGATCCAACCACAGGAAGCCATTGCAGAACTTAGGACTGCACAGGATAATCCAGGAAGATACAAGGTTGACGGGATCGCGGCCGTGGTAGGGCAATACGTGATCCTTGACAGTGATATTGATATGCTTTACCAGGACCTAAAAAGCCAGGGGGTATCAACTGCAGATGTTACAGATTGTCAGCTGGCAGGGAACCTATTGGAGAACAAATTGTATGCTCACCATGCTATCCAGGATAGTATCGTGGTTTCTGAAGCTGAATTGAGTAATTATGTAGACCAGCAAATAAGCCAGATGGTTGGCCAGGTAGGTTCTATAGAAAAAGTACTGGATTTCTATAAAAGGGAATCTGAGACAGAATTCAGGCAGGAACTTCTGGAAATTAACCGGCAGCGAGAGCTTTCCAACAGGATGCAGGAAAAGATCATTGGTGATGTAGAGGTCACTCCAGACGAGGTGAGAGAATATTTCAACTCTATTCCTGAAGATGAACGTCCTATTTTTGGAGATGAGGTGGAGGTTGCTCAAATCGTGATCAAACCCGAGATCCCGCAAAGTGAGAAACAAAAGATCATGGCCCGTCTTTATGAAATGCGTGAAGATGTGCTGGACAATGGTGCCAGTTTTAATACAAAGGCGATCATGTATTCCCAGGATCCCGGTTCCAGCAGGAATGGTGGTAAAATGCTTATAAGCAGGAAAGATCCACTTGACAAGGATTTTAAGGATACTGCCTTTAGCCTCCAGGAAGGGGAAATAAGTGAACCTTTTGAATCACAATTTGGCTTTCATATTATTATGTTAGATAAGGTTGTGGGTCAAAACCTGGAGATAAGACATATTCTTTTAATTCCAGATGTTACACAGGCAACAACAGAACGGGCAAGAAAAAAACTGGATAGCATAAGAAACCAGATAGTGGATAAAGAGTTAACCTTTGCCCAGGCAGCAAAAAAATATTCTGAAGAAGAAGAAACGGCAGCAAATAGTGGAAGGCTTATAAATCCCACTACCGGGGATACAAGGTTTGAATTAACCAAAATTGATCCTGAAATATATGACCAGGTGGTAAACTTGAAAGAAGGCGAAGTTTCTCTTATCTTAACAGACCAGGATCGTACAGGCAGGGTGTTCTTCAAGGTAATAACAGTAAACAAACGTTTTCCGGAACACAGGGCAGAGTTTGCACAGGACTATATGAAGATCCAGGAACTGGCCTTACAGCAAAAGCAGTTAAATGAGATAACTAAATGGCGCAAAGAAAAAATTGCAGATACATATATAAAAGTTAATGGAAAGTTCCGTAATTGTGAGTATGCACATAACTGGTTGAAAAAATAATTAAATGATATGAGTGATGTTGCCGCAGTAGAAAACCTGGTAGATAAGCATAAAAAGCTTCGGCAGGAGATCTCCAAAGTAATAGTAGGGCAGGAGGACGTGGTAAACCAGATCCTCCTCTCTGTTTTTGCAGGTGGCCATGCATTGCTAATAGGAGTACCTGGCCTGGCCAAGACCTTAATGGTCAATACTATCGCCAAAGCTCTGGGACTGGACTTTAAAAGGATCCAGTTTACACCAGATCTTATGCCGAGTGATATTTTAGGATCTGAGATCCTTGACGAGAACAGGCACTTTAAATTTATAAAAGGCCCCGTCTTTTCGAATATCATCCTGGCAGATGAGATCAATAGAACCCCTCCCAAAACACAAGCTGCCTTACTGGAAGCCATGCAGGAAAGGGCGGTAACCGTAGCAGGAAATCATTATAAGCTAAGTTTACCTTATTTTGTGCTTGCTACCCAAAACCCCATAGAGCAGGAAGGAACTTATCCATTGCCTGAAGCGCAGCTGGACAGGTTTATGTTTGCAATACATCTCGAATATCCCTCTTTTAATGAGGAAGTAAATGTTGTAAAGAATACCACCTCTAATATTAAAGTTGATATTTCTCCCCTTTTTACTGCTGAAGAGATCATAGAAATCCAGCAATTGATACGACGGGTGCCGGTGGCCGATAACGTGGTGGAATATGCTGTTACCCTGGTGGGAAAGACCCGGCCGCAAGGCAAAACGGCTCCAAATCTTGTTAAAAATTATGTAGACTGGGGGGCAGGACCCCGGGCTTCTCAAAATCTCGTCCTTGCCGCCAAGGCACATGCTGTGGTCAATGGTAAATTCTCTCCAGATATTGAAGATATACAGGCAGTCGCGATTGGGATCCTGCGACATAGGGTGATCAAGAATTATAAAGCTGAGGCTGAAGGTGTTTCAGAAGAAAAGATAATCACTTCCCTTTTTTAAGCTTGTATATATCTTTTCGTGAGATTTCTTTTCAGAGGGTATGTAATTTTTCGGGAACTTCTCTTTTTTGATTCATTGGTGTTCGACTAAAGATATGTGGATGTTCGGTAGCCTCGCTATATATAGGTAGAGACCATTTCAATTTCAACCAGGGGTTTGTTTTGAATCCTGGATAGTTTAGAAGAATACGCATTTTTTAGAATTGGAAAAGGTGCTGTTTTCCATTGACGTCGATTTTATTCCAGTTTCTATATTCTGGCAGCGGATGCGGTCCAGACTCTTTCACAATACAATAATTCTTTTGATTGAAAGATATTCCTGGCAATTTTAAAAATACCTGTTAACCGGCTCTTATGGCACCCAGGAAATTTCCCTTCTCTCTGGCAGGTACTGCTAAATTCTTATTTTCAGGATATTATTTTGCTGTTTATTTAATTTATAGCCTGCATTTTTGCTAATTATTAAATTTTATTCATTAAATGACCAGATTAGGTTGTAATTTTTAAAATCGGGTGAAAATTCGTAATTTTGCAAGACTTTTTTAGAACATTAAAAAATTAGACAATGGCATACGATATTGATATGATCAGGAAGGTTTACAGTACTATGGCAGAGCGTGTGAATAAAGCACGTGAAGTTGTTGGTAAGCCTTTAACGCTTTCAGAAAAAATTCTTTATTCTCATTTGTGGGATGGGAATGCCACAAAGGGCTTCACCCGTGGGAAAGATTATGTGGAATTTGCACCAGACAGGATTGCCTGCCAGGATGCAACTGCACAAATGGCTCTTTTGCAATTCATGCAGGCAGGGAAAAAAACTGTTGCTGTTCCAACCACTGTTCATTGTGATCACCTTATACAGGCAAAAATGGGTGCTGCCATAGATCTACAGGCCGCCAATAAATCAAGTAGTGAAGTTTTTGACTTTCTGGAATCTGTGTCCAATAAATATGGAATTGGATTCTGGAGGCCGGGTGCGGGGATTATTCACCAGGTGGTATTGGAAAATTACGCATTCCCTGGAGGAATGATGATTGGTACAGATTCTCATACCGTAAATGCAGGTGGTCTTGGAATGGTTGCTATTGGTGTAGGTGGGGCAGATGCTGTAGACGTTATGGCCGGGATGCCATGGGAACTAAAATTCCCAAAGCTTATTGGAGTAAAATTGACAGGTAAATTATCGGGATGGACTGCTCCTAAGGATGTAATTTTAAAGGTTGCCGGTATCCTTACCGTAAAAGGAGGAACAGGGGCAATTATAGAATATTTTGGTGAAGGTGCAAGATCCATGTCGGCTACAGGAAAAGGTACCATATGTAACATGGGAGCAGAGGTTGGTGCGACCACATCTACTTTTGGTTATGATGATTCCATGGAGCGTTATCTTCGTGCTACCAACAGAGCCGATGTTGCCGAGGCAGCAAATGAAGTAAGGGAGCACCTTACTGGTGATGATGAAGTATATGCCAATCCAGAGCAGTATTTTGATGAATTAATTGAAATAAACCTTTCTGAGCTTAAGCCTCACCTCAACGGACCTTTCACTCCAGATCTTGCCACTCCTATTTCAGAAATGGGAGCCAAGGCAAAGGAAAATGACTGGCCAATAAATGTTGACTGGGGCTTGATAGGTTCCTGTACAAACTCTTCCTATGAAGATCTTACAAGGGCTGCTTCTATTGCCAAGCAGGCAGTAGACAAGAGAGTAAAAGCAAAATCTGACTTCGGGATTAATCCGGGATCTGAAACAATTCGTTTTACTGCAGAGCGCGACGGGCTTCTTCAAATTTTTGAGGACCTGGATGCTACGATATTTACGAATGCCTGTGGGCCCTGTATTGGCCAATGGGACAGGAGTGACCGCAAGGGAGATGAGAAGAATACCATTGTTCATTCCTTTAACAGGAACTTCTCTAAAAGAG
Protein-coding sequences here:
- a CDS encoding OmpH family outer membrane protein → MKKYLLLLAVLLTGFFAQAQTKVGTIDAEFILGQLPEISTVEEGLKVYNTDLQGELQSTIKKYEDLVADYQATTESMTEEDRNKKENEIISLENDIKNFRQKASVLLQMRRNELTKPLYEKIDGAMKEVIREQKYTQIINASANALAYADPAHDITDAVLEKLGITAE
- a CDS encoding SRPBCC family protein, which translates into the protein MKFSKQIIIDLPREEVFKKVEDPTNFKHWQKGFISYRHLSGKPGQEGSRAKLKYKMGKREISMIETIIKRAVPGKLHVSYEATGVFNIQKNYFQEEEKTRTLWIADYEFKFSGFMKLMGFFMPGAFKKQSLTYMKDFKNFAENGNRVNEYGKTN
- a CDS encoding peptidyl-prolyl cis-trans isomerase gives rise to the protein MKKLTVGILVALVFGFGTTSCSYFEKSEEREVLARVNDSYLYKDDIQALVDESISKEDSILIVTNFITRWATQQLLIDRAKYNLSQRQQDEFEELVRNYKNELYTKAYADALVAKQLDTSLSQGEIETYYEDHQESFRLNEDLVKLRYISVDKNTLDFQDIKRMFVRYNEKDKEELDKISLQFKGYSFNDSVWVSSKSVYNKIGPLNDSNKAQLLKKANFLQLEDSLEVYLVYVNDVLLRNDQAPLEYATSTIKQILLNKRKAGLVKELEKDITRDAIEKNKFEIYN
- a CDS encoding peptidylprolyl isomerase is translated as MKFIINGFAAFLFVAIGNRAIAQEVIVTDSTAIQPQEAIAELRTAQDNPGRYKVDGIAAVVGQYVILDSDIDMLYQDLKSQGVSTADVTDCQLAGNLLENKLYAHHAIQDSIVVSEAELSNYVDQQISQMVGQVGSIEKVLDFYKRESETEFRQELLEINRQRELSNRMQEKIIGDVEVTPDEVREYFNSIPEDERPIFGDEVEVAQIVIKPEIPQSEKQKIMARLYEMREDVLDNGASFNTKAIMYSQDPGSSRNGGKMLISRKDPLDKDFKDTAFSLQEGEISEPFESQFGFHIIMLDKVVGQNLEIRHILLIPDVTQATTERARKKLDSIRNQIVDKELTFAQAAKKYSEEEETAANSGRLINPTTGDTRFELTKIDPEIYDQVVNLKEGEVSLILTDQDRTGRVFFKVITVNKRFPEHRAEFAQDYMKIQELALQQKQLNEITKWRKEKIADTYIKVNGKFRNCEYAHNWLKK
- a CDS encoding AAA family ATPase; the encoded protein is MSDVAAVENLVDKHKKLRQEISKVIVGQEDVVNQILLSVFAGGHALLIGVPGLAKTLMVNTIAKALGLDFKRIQFTPDLMPSDILGSEILDENRHFKFIKGPVFSNIILADEINRTPPKTQAALLEAMQERAVTVAGNHYKLSLPYFVLATQNPIEQEGTYPLPEAQLDRFMFAIHLEYPSFNEEVNVVKNTTSNIKVDISPLFTAEEIIEIQQLIRRVPVADNVVEYAVTLVGKTRPQGKTAPNLVKNYVDWGAGPRASQNLVLAAKAHAVVNGKFSPDIEDIQAVAIGILRHRVIKNYKAEAEGVSEEKIITSLF
- a CDS encoding aconitate hydratase → MAYDIDMIRKVYSTMAERVNKAREVVGKPLTLSEKILYSHLWDGNATKGFTRGKDYVEFAPDRIACQDATAQMALLQFMQAGKKTVAVPTTVHCDHLIQAKMGAAIDLQAANKSSSEVFDFLESVSNKYGIGFWRPGAGIIHQVVLENYAFPGGMMIGTDSHTVNAGGLGMVAIGVGGADAVDVMAGMPWELKFPKLIGVKLTGKLSGWTAPKDVILKVAGILTVKGGTGAIIEYFGEGARSMSATGKGTICNMGAEVGATTSTFGYDDSMERYLRATNRADVAEAANEVREHLTGDDEVYANPEQYFDELIEINLSELKPHLNGPFTPDLATPISEMGAKAKENDWPINVDWGLIGSCTNSSYEDLTRAASIAKQAVDKRVKAKSDFGINPGSETIRFTAERDGLLQIFEDLDATIFTNACGPCIGQWDRSDRKGDEKNTIVHSFNRNFSKRADGNPNTHAFVGSPEMVAAIAISGRLDFDPTRDKLLNEDGEEVMLDEPTGIELPPKGFDVEDPGYVAPSEDGSHVEVKVATDSERLQLLEPFEPWDGKNLTGAKLLIKAFGKCTTDHISMAGPWLRFRGHLDNISNNMLIGAINAFNKKTNYVKNQITGEYDGVPVVQRSYKAAGIPTVVVGDHNYGEGSSREHAAMEPRHLGVKVVLVKSFARIHETNLKKQGMLGITFQNEDDYDLIQEDDTFNFIDLEDFAPDRPLTIEVVHADGSKDVIKANHTYNLPQIEWYKHGSALNLIKKENAAA